From the genome of Fusarium keratoplasticum isolate Fu6.1 chromosome 11, whole genome shotgun sequence, one region includes:
- a CDS encoding Fungal-trans domain-containing protein, with product MAVEDSGATSFALFLKNLLLDPESGEGSYSTDLGEDATGNGSYVWDNFMAFDDGSKVFDDVSLGNPSHDMDALSQTDTNGETVGVEYSFGRKKAALAACVGAKAFETSIWHWTPRHGEFASEEEPHLSVPREILGKYDDILSELPPLSGKLLCDSDRDRVVALVLAFCDRSNLAYVTPSLPSLCVLERLSHRFLQFQTAEPLPWFHVPTFCAASAPEELLLGIIAYGASLMPVKALQKLGKALPNILFDALKAKWNKDSTLTRNLQQLQSYTMILRIWFWCGGKSKMEMAEGFAQPIITILRRSGALRRTSWKNVVPDENDAGDELEHKWLLWVEKESWVRYDSDDRPKVL from the exons ATGGCTGTAGAAGATTCTGGAGCGACCAGCTTTGCTTTATTCCTGAAAAACCTATTGCTTGACCCCGAATCTGGGGAAGGCTCGTATTCAACAGATTTAGGCGAAGATGCCACCGGCAACGGGAGCTATGTATGGGATAACTTCATGGCTTTTGACGACGGCTCTAAAGTGTTTGACGATGTGTCTCTGGGCAATCCCTCACATGATATGGACGCATTGAGCCAAACCGACACCAACGGCGAGACCGTCGGCGTCGAATACAGTTTCGGCCGTAAGAAAGCGGCACTGGCTGCATGTGTTGGAGCAAAGGCTTTCGAAACTTCGATTTGGCACTGGACGCCAAGACATGGAGAATTCGCCAGCGAAGAGGAGCCTCATCTATCGGTACCGCGCGAGATCCTCGGCAAATACGACGATATCCTCTCTGAACTCCCACCACTCTCAGGGAAGCTTCTGTGCGACTCTGATAGAGATCGGGTTGTGGCACTTGTTCTTGCCTTTTGCGACAGATCCAACTTGGCCTACGTCACACCTTCTTTACCTTCTCTCTGCGTCTTGGAAAGACTGTCCCATCGCTTCCTGCAGTTCCAAACCGCGGAGCCACTGCCTTGGTTCCACGTCCCAACGTTCTGTGCTGCAAGCGCCCCAGAAGAACTGCTTCTGGGAATAATTGCCTATGGAGCTTCGCTTATGCCTGTAAAAGCCTTACAGAAACTTGGGAAAGCTCTTCCCAACATCTTGTTTGATGCTCTGAAAGCCAAA TGGAATAAGGATAGCACGCTTACACGGAATCTGCAACAACTTCAATCGTATA CCATGATCCTGAGAATATGGTTCTGGTGCGGCGGAAAAAGCAAAATGGAGATGGCCGAGGGCTTTGCTCAACCGATCATTACT ATTCTCAGAAGATCGGGAGCACTGAGGCGTACATCATGGAAGAACGTCGTTCCTGACGAAAACGACGCTGGGGATGAGCTAGAACATAAGTGGCTCCTTTGGGTTGAAAAAGAGTCATGGGTTCGGTATGACAGCGATGACAGACCTAAGGTTCTCTGA
- a CDS encoding MFS domain-containing protein, whose amino-acid sequence MPAWKYAFSLSLEEVKNATPPGTVQLIGHQETENGHVVDEVRKLPQPSPDPADPLNWTLLRKSMVLATASLYAFVANFTSSCIAPALQLWSITFSNDHRSFAQLTYLIAVHVLFLGTANIWWVPLANVFGRRPVMILATLVMTLASVWCAIASSYNSLIAARIFQAIGGAAADTVAPALLGDIYFVDERGRALAVYTIFLCTGPLVGGIAGGYIGFDLGWDYIFWICTGLSGACFVASMLFVPETLYSRIAPTDSNGQSDNISVKETTATRLENADPESYPSYTIARTLALHRPRGKLLPQFLRPWLTLKFPAVWVVMLHYAGLVGGVAAISVVGIQLVASPPYLWGANAGLLQIGALIGSLLALLYTYISSDSGLKRRAKHETNGLAEAEDRLPAMFPCLAIATAGFLVFGFCGQHPSQHGWVGLEVGFGMLAFGLMQIPSIGFTYIIDSYETLAADCFVIVAILRSIISFAWTFFVAEWVEKKGAAEAFGIFGLLMGIFALLTVPLWKYGKRIRIATAALV is encoded by the exons ATGCCTGCTTGGAAATACGCCTTCAGCCTAAGccttgaagaggtcaagaaTGCAACCCCACCGGGAACAGTACAACTTATTG GCCATCAAGAGACAGAAAACGGCCATGTAGTCGACGAGGTCCGCAAATTGCCGCAGCCGTCTCCAGATCCTGCGGATCCTCTTAACTGGACCTTGCTACGCAAGAGTATGGTCTTGGCCACGGCTTCGCTCTATGCGTTCGTGGCCAATTTCACCAGCTCGTGTATTGCACCGGCACTCCAGTTGTGGAGCATAACATTCTCAAATGATCATCGATCATTTGCACAACTCACATATTTGATAGCT GTTCACGTCCTGTTTCTTGGGACGGCGAATATATGGTGGGTTCCACTGGCCAACGTCTTCGGCCGCCGGCCTgtgatgatcttggccaCTCTGGTCATGACACTCGCAAGCGTCTGGTGTGCAATAGCATCTTCGTATAATTCCCTCATTGCGGCCCGGATCTTCCAAGCTATTGGTGGCGCCGCGGCGGACACCGTCGCCCCAGCTCTTTTGGGTGATATCTACTTTGTCGACGAGCGAGGAAGAGCCCTG GCCGTTTATACTATCTTTCTCTGTACCGGCCCTCTTGTAGGTGGGATTGCTGGGGGCTACATCGGCTTCGATTTGGGATGGGATTACATCTTCTGGATCTGCACCGGTCTCTCCGGAGCATGCTTCGTCGCTTCTATGCTTTTTGTTCCAGAAACTCTCTACTCACGCATTGCTCCCACTGACAGCAATGGGCAATCTGACAATATCTCGGTTAAAGAAACCACAGCGACTCGTCTCGAGAACGCGGACCCAGAGAGCTACCCCTCGTATACAATTGCCCGCACCCTGGCTTTACACAGGCCAAGAGGAAAACTACTTCCGCAGTTTTTGCGGCCATGGCTTACCTTGAAGTTTCCGGCAGTTTGGGTTGTCATGTTGCATTATGCTGGGCTAGTCGGCGGTGTTGCGGCCATTTCTGTCGTCGGCATCCAGTTGGTTGCCTCACCACCGTATCTTTGGGGTGCTAATGCTGGACTCTTGCAAATTGGCGCTCTCATAGGCTCGCTTCTCGCACTCTTGTATACCTATATCTCGTCCGACTCGGGGCTCAAGCGTCGAGCGAAGCATGAAACCAACGGAttggccgaggccgaagaTCGTCTACCTGCGATGTTCCCGTGCCTAGCTATTGCTACGGCCGGATTTTTGGTCTTTGGGTTCTGTGGTCAGCATCCAAGCCAGCATGGCTgggttggtcttgaggtcgGGTTCGGGATGCTGGCCTTTGGTCTTATGCAAATCCCTAGCATTGGATTTACCTAC ATTATTGACTCCTATGAGACCTTGGCGGCAGATTGCTTTGTTATCGTTGCAATTCTGCGCTCAATTATTTCCTTCGCTTGGACCTTTTTCGTAGCCGAATGGGTTGAGAAAAAAGGCGCAGCTGAGGCTTTCGGAATATTTGGCTTGCTGATGGGGATATTTGCACTTCTTACCGTCCCACTCTGGAAGTACGGTAAAAGGATCAGGATTGCAACGGCTGCCTTGGTATAG